The Methanothermobacter sp. genome includes a window with the following:
- a CDS encoding ABC transporter ATP-binding protein, which produces MYAVSFEDVSYTYPNQEQHAIRDLDLRIKRGESVFITGRSGSGKSTLARLITAVAPSIMGGDLKGAVLVNGRDTSDLQVRELAADVGYVFQNPESQFFTLNVNDEVSLGPGNLELPDIDERVGEALRLVGLKHKRYESVFRLSDGEKQRVAIASQLSMSPEILLMDEPTSSLDRKATDDFFDVLQRMGDRTLILMDHRTYRVPDVFDRLIVMDGGSVVEDTDTDALRDPDFRDKYGLRSPEVSFRLRPRERKGKPVLRVSNLSYTYGDDFSLRNINLELREGEVLGLTGPNGSGKTTLARLISGLLKPDSGFIEADGGTGLVMQDPDHQLFMDTVEGELTFGVDDYRSRDLEDVLRTMNLHHLRERHPHSLSGGEKQRTVISAYIFRKPGVLVLDEPTTGMDLDNMKRLARWIDKLRAEGISLIVISHDLEFLEMVADNLVSMDNGSGLRWLN; this is translated from the coding sequence GTGTATGCGGTCTCATTTGAGGATGTGAGCTACACCTACCCCAATCAGGAGCAGCATGCCATCAGGGACCTTGACCTCAGAATCAAGAGGGGGGAGTCTGTATTCATCACAGGGAGGAGTGGCAGCGGAAAGTCCACCCTTGCACGGTTAATCACCGCTGTGGCGCCCTCCATAATGGGAGGGGACCTTAAGGGCGCCGTGCTGGTGAATGGCAGGGACACATCTGATCTCCAGGTCAGGGAACTTGCAGCGGATGTGGGATACGTCTTCCAGAACCCTGAATCACAGTTCTTCACCCTGAACGTCAACGATGAGGTATCCCTCGGACCAGGGAACCTTGAACTCCCTGACATTGATGAGAGGGTGGGTGAGGCCCTCAGGCTGGTTGGACTGAAACATAAAAGGTATGAGAGCGTCTTCAGACTTTCAGATGGGGAGAAACAGAGGGTTGCAATAGCCTCACAGCTCTCAATGTCCCCTGAAATCCTACTCATGGATGAGCCAACATCCAGCCTTGACCGTAAGGCAACGGATGACTTCTTTGACGTCCTCCAGAGGATGGGGGATAGGACCCTGATACTCATGGATCACAGGACCTACAGGGTTCCGGATGTATTTGACCGGCTAATTGTCATGGATGGGGGCTCTGTGGTGGAGGATACTGACACAGATGCACTCAGGGACCCTGATTTCAGGGATAAATATGGCCTGAGATCCCCTGAGGTAAGTTTCAGATTGAGGCCCAGAGAAAGGAAGGGCAAACCTGTTCTCAGGGTTTCCAATCTCTCCTACACCTATGGTGACGACTTCAGCCTGAGGAATATAAACCTTGAACTGAGGGAGGGGGAGGTGCTGGGGTTAACAGGACCCAACGGCTCCGGAAAAACAACACTTGCAAGGCTGATCTCGGGGCTCCTGAAACCCGACAGCGGATTCATTGAGGCTGATGGTGGCACCGGTCTCGTCATGCAGGACCCCGACCACCAGCTCTTCATGGACACCGTTGAGGGGGAGCTGACCTTTGGGGTGGATGATTACAGGAGCAGGGACCTTGAGGATGTCCTGAGGACCATGAACCTCCATCATCTAAGGGAAAGGCACCCACATTCACTCAGCGGCGGTGAGAAACAGAGGACAGTCATATCAGCGTATATATTCAGAAAACCCGGGGTTCTGGTTCTGGATGAGCCGACAACCGGTATGGACCTTGATAACATGAAGAGACTCGCCCGGTGGATAGATAAACTCAGGGCTGAGGGAATATCCCTCATAGTGATATCACATGACCTTGAGTTCCTTGAAATGGTTGCAGACAATCTGGTCTCAATGGATAATGGTAGTGGCCTGAGGTGGTTAAATTGA
- a CDS encoding cobaltochelatase subunit CobN — translation MKRILAVTTINNTASLKEALMKIRDEHGDIVRIKKVYLEKYEDPSVPLDELERDVEEADVVLVDIRGNERIGRELPGILAGRDKTVITLVWGSNHILSLTSMGRLDLRRLVELAPERIDSLVRSRDSREILRIAGSDEIRDDLENWFRIMDYYGGGDPDNLMNMILFILDKYTDLEVPHDDPVEMPPYGLYLPFRGFYTDIESYRRASKFDPDLPTVGMLFYSGMHFDDTRPLVEEIYSRLHGEANCTIVFSDVENNLRAIGEYMGDVDLFVNMQYFQLNGGPLGGDPEATRELLRRINAPYLICLRGYETDLDEWEGDLNGLNPMEVVLGVTLPELDGGFEPLFTAGMRTLDDPDLGEVRVVEVVPDRMDKFAARIRNWLKLRNRKNHEKRLAIIIYDYPPGEANLGSAGYLDVLESLERFLKRLHENGYSVKLPEKPLKDIIMAEGLINSPSYLQCGGVRLPADQYIEWFRGLPHELRDDICARWGEPPGDVMVDGDDMIIPVVELGSVYLCIQPSRGLMDADGYHSRNMPPHHQYLAFYLYLQSLEPDAVVHFGMHGTLEFLPGKETALGDKCYPDLLIGDLPNIYLYWAGNTSESTIARRRSYALPISHASPPFMASDLYGEYQNLEELIVEWHEVGGEELRERIELEASRLNLTGDIGEIESEIFRMKRRLIPRGLHVIDTEWSTDDLAAYLLGVLRFEREYPSIHSMVAERMGVDYSEVKDTSEGWKIEEKALEVLRDILLGRDVDLPPDYVEWVRGLSERCDFTGETESLLEALSGSYVPPGRGGDPVRDPETYPTGYAMYAFDPMKIPTSSAETRGRTSAELLLRDHLERHGRYPETVAVVLWGFETLKTGGETISIILELLGVRINRKYGPWAKNIEVIPLEELGRPRVDVLVNICGIFRDTLGSQIELLNRAFKAVANLDEDPEDNHILKHNLEDGPVKVPPRIFGPAPSEYASTLPEIIDDGSWNSEDELASTYMEEMCYAHLPGGVREAGDEFRRNLQRVEVVAQERDNVEYEVTDLDHYYEFMGGLTSSVRSLGGSCSVRVVDSTEDELYVEGLEDVIGRAVRCRVLNPRWLDGMLAHDYHGAKNIKDRVEHLLGFSATTGAVENWVYDDVAETLIVDDEMRRRITENNPFAAVRMGEILLETAERGYWDAPDEVIERIREMVLNIEYELE, via the coding sequence TTGAAGAGGATACTTGCAGTTACCACAATCAATAACACAGCCTCACTCAAGGAGGCCCTCATGAAGATAAGGGATGAACACGGCGACATAGTCAGGATAAAGAAGGTTTACCTTGAAAAGTACGAGGACCCCTCTGTACCCCTGGACGAGCTGGAGAGGGACGTTGAAGAGGCAGATGTGGTGCTCGTGGATATAAGGGGAAACGAGAGGATAGGCCGGGAACTTCCAGGCATCCTGGCGGGAAGAGATAAAACCGTCATAACCCTCGTCTGGGGAAGCAACCACATACTCTCCCTCACATCAATGGGACGTCTGGATCTTAGAAGACTCGTTGAACTGGCCCCAGAGAGGATCGACTCACTGGTGAGGTCAAGGGACAGCCGGGAGATCCTGAGGATAGCTGGTTCAGATGAAATCAGGGATGACCTTGAGAACTGGTTCAGGATAATGGACTACTATGGGGGCGGCGACCCTGATAACCTCATGAACATGATCCTCTTCATCCTTGACAAATACACTGACCTGGAGGTTCCCCATGACGACCCCGTGGAGATGCCCCCATATGGCCTCTACCTCCCGTTCAGGGGATTCTACACCGACATTGAATCATACCGGAGGGCCTCAAAATTTGACCCGGACCTCCCAACGGTGGGAATGCTCTTTTACTCGGGGATGCACTTTGATGATACAAGGCCACTGGTTGAGGAGATCTATTCGAGGCTGCACGGGGAGGCAAACTGTACCATCGTTTTCTCGGATGTTGAAAACAATCTGCGGGCCATAGGGGAGTACATGGGTGATGTGGACCTCTTCGTCAACATGCAGTACTTTCAGCTCAACGGGGGGCCCCTGGGAGGCGACCCTGAAGCAACCAGGGAACTCCTCAGGAGAATAAACGCCCCCTACCTCATCTGCCTGAGGGGCTACGAGACAGACCTTGATGAGTGGGAGGGGGACCTGAACGGCCTGAACCCGATGGAGGTGGTCCTGGGGGTGACACTACCTGAACTGGACGGTGGATTTGAACCCCTCTTCACTGCGGGTATGAGGACCCTTGATGACCCGGACCTCGGTGAGGTGAGGGTGGTTGAGGTTGTACCTGATCGGATGGATAAATTCGCAGCCCGCATCAGAAACTGGCTGAAACTCAGGAACAGAAAAAACCATGAGAAAAGGCTTGCCATTATCATCTATGACTACCCGCCGGGGGAGGCGAACCTTGGAAGTGCTGGGTACCTTGATGTCCTTGAGAGCCTCGAGAGATTCCTTAAGAGACTCCATGAGAATGGTTACAGCGTCAAACTTCCTGAAAAGCCCCTGAAGGATATTATAATGGCTGAGGGACTAATAAACAGCCCATCATACCTCCAGTGTGGTGGTGTGAGGCTTCCGGCGGACCAGTACATTGAATGGTTCAGGGGGCTCCCCCATGAGCTGAGGGATGATATATGTGCCAGGTGGGGCGAACCGCCCGGGGATGTGATGGTTGATGGTGATGACATGATAATCCCGGTGGTTGAACTCGGCTCTGTTTACCTCTGCATACAGCCTTCAAGGGGGCTCATGGACGCCGATGGATACCACAGCCGTAACATGCCACCGCACCACCAGTACCTGGCATTCTACCTCTACCTCCAGTCCCTTGAACCTGATGCCGTGGTGCACTTCGGGATGCACGGTACACTGGAATTTCTCCCTGGAAAGGAGACGGCACTTGGGGATAAATGCTACCCTGACCTCCTAATCGGAGACCTGCCAAACATATACCTCTACTGGGCAGGTAACACCTCAGAGTCAACCATAGCCAGGAGGAGATCCTATGCACTCCCCATATCCCATGCATCACCACCATTCATGGCATCAGACCTCTACGGTGAATACCAGAACCTTGAGGAACTCATAGTGGAGTGGCATGAGGTGGGGGGTGAGGAGTTAAGGGAGAGGATAGAACTGGAGGCATCCAGACTCAACCTCACAGGCGATATAGGTGAGATTGAATCCGAGATATTCAGGATGAAGAGGCGCCTCATCCCCAGGGGGCTCCATGTCATTGACACAGAGTGGAGTACTGATGATCTGGCAGCCTACCTCCTTGGGGTCCTCAGGTTTGAAAGGGAGTACCCGTCCATCCATTCAATGGTGGCAGAGAGGATGGGGGTTGACTACAGTGAGGTTAAGGACACCTCAGAGGGGTGGAAGATTGAAGAGAAGGCCCTGGAAGTGCTGAGGGATATACTCCTTGGAAGAGATGTGGATCTCCCCCCTGACTATGTTGAATGGGTCAGGGGTTTATCAGAAAGGTGCGACTTCACAGGGGAAACAGAATCCCTCCTTGAGGCCCTCTCAGGCAGTTATGTCCCACCGGGGAGGGGTGGGGACCCTGTGAGGGACCCTGAGACATACCCCACAGGGTATGCCATGTACGCCTTTGACCCAATGAAGATACCCACATCATCTGCAGAGACCCGGGGAAGGACTTCTGCAGAGCTGCTCCTCAGGGACCACCTTGAGAGGCATGGAAGGTACCCTGAAACCGTTGCAGTTGTTCTATGGGGATTTGAAACCCTTAAGACAGGCGGTGAGACCATCTCAATTATCCTTGAACTTCTGGGTGTCCGCATAAACAGGAAGTATGGGCCCTGGGCAAAGAACATAGAGGTGATACCCCTGGAGGAGCTTGGAAGGCCAAGGGTGGATGTACTGGTTAACATATGCGGCATATTCCGGGACACACTGGGAAGCCAGATCGAGCTGCTGAACAGGGCATTTAAGGCGGTTGCAAACCTTGATGAGGACCCTGAGGACAACCACATCCTGAAGCACAACCTTGAGGATGGACCGGTGAAGGTTCCCCCGAGGATATTTGGACCGGCACCATCGGAGTATGCAAGCACACTACCCGAAATCATCGATGATGGAAGCTGGAACTCTGAGGATGAACTTGCATCCACCTACATGGAGGAGATGTGTTACGCCCACCTTCCCGGCGGTGTCAGGGAGGCCGGGGATGAGTTCAGGAGGAACCTCCAGAGGGTGGAGGTGGTGGCCCAGGAGAGGGACAACGTGGAGTACGAGGTGACAGACCTCGACCACTACTATGAATTCATGGGTGGCCTCACATCATCTGTAAGGAGCCTTGGGGGTTCATGCAGCGTGAGGGTTGTGGACTCAACTGAGGACGAGCTCTACGTTGAGGGCCTTGAGGATGTCATAGGGAGGGCTGTAAGGTGCAGGGTCCTCAACCCCCGTTGGCTTGATGGAATGCTGGCCCATGATTATCATGGCGCAAAGAACATCAAGGACCGTGTGGAGCACCTCCTGGGCTTTTCAGCCACAACAGGGGCCGTGGAGAACTGGGTGTATGATGATGTTGCAGAGACACTGATAGTTGACGATGAGATGAGGAGGAGGATCACAGAGAACAACCCCTTTGCGGCGGTTCGGATGGGTGAGATACTCCTTGAAACAGCTGAGAGGGGCTACTGGGACGCACCGGATGAGGTGATTGAGAGGATAAGGGAGATGGTTCTCAACATTGAATATGAACTTGAGTAG
- a CDS encoding PAS domain S-box protein has product MYMPSALIVEDEAVTSLELTRLLESWGYDAVSVSTGEEAIETALKMKPDIILMDIVLQSEIDGVRAASAIKRVLDVPVVFLTAYSSRKIFERASEVEPDAYLLKPFNSRELAYALELALYKNKMQKLLSHANRRYQQILDTTGEGVCIFSSDGIIQYCNKRMADFLSCRRGDITGKSIFDFVHPGDRKIMERIFDSCRKGVSGEREIRFRAADGSTKWMILSGHPITESSQFKGGFCMFRDVTGQKMVEKRLRKTNRCLELLSRINLKAAVSTDPSELMKGICKLLVDEGYSHASFRTPDGVTEGEGPMPDVDLREGIHKGKGGSTAVIQLENCKNPFYLVVSAMRIIDDAEMKFLKEIASSTSETLRRITSESKLDSISSRYREIFENAGDAIFLMKGEKIIECNRTALELFRASEDEIKGKTPWELSPEYQRDGKSSELARTIIERAMSGERCEFDWLHRRITGEVFPARVTVSRSGDLVMAIVRDMTDLYRAHKKLRTEHRKFRDLLESIPDPTFAIDTDGKVMAWNREMEKLTGVRKDEIMGEGDRAYAIPFYGKRTPGLLEFILKPEDVPERYRNIRRDGNSIYAEVHVGHMGRHFQIKASPIYDEHEEVIGAVEILRDVTDYIETKKKLEKSRESYRTIFENRATPTAVTDTDFNILSANRVFKEIFGRSEGINMADIIHEGDLEKLHGLQNRCRALLRMKADDRVLHMIVHRGDIPGSGQVVLSFNDITKLKMSQHKLRDELRVRMVLSEIYPHAVSAESIKEFTEYILDAACQVTGAEKGAIRLKNRREILVSGGLSNEEIEAISEDGISSAGDTLRVSASSGDMKSEIILMGGNFHKSDLRAVKHLSQYYLLAVRQLAYRKRMMEHQNHLRLINIILKSAETDDQGIFMERVLDAIIRCPEFRSAAAYIEPDLRLERGTEPLEELPESHKLKLHGNFAEIPIIVDGEVKGTLKLGSKADEIRDKTEFLEILGAEISDGIQRIMMHRQIIESLYEKEVLLREIHHRVKNNLQIVASLLSLQSAYTDNPEILNILRDSQLRVRTMAVAHEKIYQSKAISTINLGDYLKTLADEMVTLQSSDRRFIELEFEYDDIMVEMERCIPLGLITNEIISNSMKHAFTGDKGKISVSIRKTGDNCVLEISDNGRGLPADFNIEELTSLGMQLVANLVRQIDGELEYGSRDGACFRITFPLIERDS; this is encoded by the coding sequence ATGTACATGCCATCTGCCCTTATCGTTGAGGATGAGGCGGTAACCTCACTTGAACTTACGAGGCTTCTTGAATCATGGGGGTATGATGCGGTTTCTGTTAGTACCGGGGAGGAAGCCATTGAAACCGCCCTCAAGATGAAACCAGACATCATCCTCATGGACATAGTTCTCCAGTCAGAGATTGATGGGGTAAGGGCTGCAAGCGCCATAAAAAGGGTTCTTGATGTACCCGTGGTGTTCCTCACAGCTTATTCCAGCCGGAAGATATTTGAGAGGGCATCCGAAGTTGAGCCGGACGCCTATCTCCTGAAGCCCTTCAATTCAAGGGAACTTGCATACGCCCTTGAACTCGCCCTGTACAAGAATAAGATGCAGAAACTCCTCTCCCATGCCAACAGAAGGTACCAGCAGATACTGGATACAACAGGTGAGGGAGTCTGTATATTCAGCTCAGATGGGATTATACAGTACTGTAATAAGAGGATGGCTGACTTTTTATCCTGTAGACGCGGGGATATTACTGGAAAAAGCATATTTGATTTTGTCCACCCTGGAGACAGGAAAATAATGGAGCGTATCTTTGATTCCTGCCGTAAGGGTGTATCAGGGGAGCGTGAGATCCGCTTCAGGGCAGCTGATGGTAGCACGAAATGGATGATCCTCTCAGGCCACCCCATAACTGAGTCGTCCCAGTTCAAGGGCGGCTTCTGCATGTTCAGGGATGTAACAGGGCAGAAGATGGTTGAGAAGCGCCTTAGAAAGACAAACAGATGCCTGGAACTTCTAAGCAGAATTAACCTTAAGGCGGCGGTTTCAACCGATCCTTCTGAACTCATGAAAGGTATATGCAAACTCCTGGTTGATGAGGGATACTCCCATGCGTCATTCAGGACACCTGACGGTGTTACTGAAGGTGAGGGTCCAATGCCTGATGTCGATCTGAGGGAAGGCATTCACAAAGGGAAGGGCGGGTCAACCGCGGTCATACAGCTGGAGAACTGCAAAAACCCATTCTACCTCGTGGTTTCAGCGATGAGGATAATCGATGATGCTGAGATGAAATTCCTTAAGGAAATTGCCTCAAGCACCTCAGAAACCCTCCGGAGAATCACCTCAGAAAGTAAACTTGATTCCATTTCATCCAGATACCGTGAAATCTTCGAAAATGCAGGAGACGCTATATTCCTTATGAAGGGCGAAAAAATAATTGAATGTAACAGAACCGCCCTGGAACTCTTCAGGGCTAGCGAGGACGAAATAAAGGGTAAAACCCCCTGGGAACTCTCACCTGAGTACCAGAGGGATGGGAAGTCCTCAGAACTGGCCAGGACCATTATTGAAAGGGCAATGTCCGGTGAGAGGTGTGAATTCGACTGGCTCCACAGGAGAATCACAGGTGAGGTTTTCCCCGCAAGGGTTACCGTCAGCAGGTCAGGGGACCTTGTGATGGCCATAGTCAGGGACATGACGGACCTCTACAGGGCCCATAAAAAGCTTAGAACTGAACACAGAAAATTCAGGGACCTCCTTGAGTCAATACCCGACCCCACATTTGCAATTGACACTGATGGAAAGGTTATGGCCTGGAACCGGGAGATGGAAAAACTTACAGGTGTAAGGAAGGACGAAATAATGGGTGAAGGTGACAGAGCATACGCAATTCCATTTTACGGTAAAAGAACCCCGGGACTTCTTGAATTCATTTTAAAACCCGAAGATGTCCCTGAAAGGTACAGGAATATCAGAAGGGATGGGAATTCAATCTACGCTGAGGTCCATGTGGGGCACATGGGAAGGCACTTCCAGATCAAGGCGTCCCCAATATACGATGAACATGAGGAGGTCATAGGCGCCGTGGAGATACTGCGGGATGTTACAGATTACATTGAGACCAAGAAGAAACTAGAGAAATCACGGGAAAGTTACAGGACAATATTTGAAAACAGGGCAACCCCAACTGCAGTTACAGACACGGACTTCAATATTCTGAGCGCGAACAGGGTCTTTAAAGAGATCTTCGGCAGATCGGAGGGAATCAACATGGCCGATATCATCCATGAGGGTGACCTTGAGAAGCTCCACGGACTCCAGAACAGATGCCGGGCACTCCTCAGGATGAAGGCCGATGATAGGGTTCTCCACATGATAGTCCACAGGGGTGATATTCCAGGTTCAGGTCAGGTTGTGCTGAGCTTCAATGATATAACAAAACTCAAAATGTCCCAGCACAAGCTGAGGGATGAACTCAGAGTCAGGATGGTTCTAAGTGAGATATACCCCCATGCGGTTTCCGCTGAGAGCATAAAAGAATTCACAGAGTACATACTTGATGCCGCATGCCAGGTTACAGGTGCAGAGAAGGGTGCCATACGACTCAAAAACAGAAGGGAAATTCTGGTATCAGGCGGCCTCAGTAATGAGGAAATTGAGGCAATTTCAGAGGATGGAATCTCATCTGCAGGGGACACCCTGCGTGTCAGTGCATCATCAGGTGATATGAAATCTGAGATAATCCTCATGGGCGGAAATTTCCATAAATCAGACCTGAGGGCGGTTAAACACCTTTCGCAGTATTACCTCCTGGCGGTGAGGCAGCTGGCCTACAGGAAGAGAATGATGGAACATCAGAATCATCTGAGGCTCATAAATATCATACTTAAATCTGCGGAGACAGATGATCAGGGTATCTTCATGGAACGGGTTCTCGATGCCATCATACGGTGCCCTGAATTCAGATCAGCGGCAGCCTACATTGAACCTGACCTGCGACTGGAGAGGGGAACTGAACCCCTAGAAGAACTTCCTGAATCCCATAAACTTAAACTGCATGGAAATTTCGCTGAAATACCCATAATAGTCGATGGTGAGGTTAAGGGAACCCTTAAACTGGGCTCAAAGGCCGATGAAATCCGGGACAAAACCGAATTCCTTGAGATACTTGGAGCTGAAATCTCTGATGGAATTCAGAGGATAATGATGCACAGGCAGATCATTGAATCCCTCTATGAAAAGGAGGTGCTTCTACGGGAGATACACCACAGGGTCAAGAACAACCTCCAGATAGTTGCAAGCCTCCTCTCACTCCAGTCAGCCTACACAGATAACCCTGAAATCCTGAATATCCTCAGGGATAGCCAGCTGAGAGTGAGGACAATGGCGGTTGCCCATGAAAAGATATACCAGTCAAAGGCCATATCCACCATAAACCTGGGGGACTACCTCAAAACACTTGCAGATGAGATGGTCACACTCCAGTCAAGCGATAGAAGATTCATAGAACTCGAGTTTGAATACGATGATATCATGGTGGAGATGGAGAGATGCATCCCCCTTGGCCTCATAACAAATGAGATAATCTCAAATTCGATGAAACATGCATTCACAGGGGATAAGGGTAAAATAAGTGTATCAATCAGAAAAACCGGTGATAACTGTGTTCTTGAGATATCTGATAATGGCAGGGGTCTTCCAGCGGACTTCAACATAGAGGAACTCACATCCCTTGGAATGCAGCTTGTGGCAAACCTCGTAAGGCAGATTGATGGTGAACTTGAATACGGAAGCCGTGATGGGGCCTGCTTCAGGATAACCTTCCCACTTATTGAGCGCGACTCATAA
- a CDS encoding energy-coupling factor transporter transmembrane component T has translation MDLNRVFSPFTTTETGFFGEINPLSKMLIVLLAAAFSVLISRLWILVLLGAIFTGLLASSGSLRAAVPFLSFIAFFWVLSVVAVFLTSGDMEYALGFLGPFFARFFILVAAGLFFAFTTSPRSLAESLRSLRIPGEIVFTLTVALRYIPALAVEASSIWDSLKLRLNASGLSLARRPSLIYRGLIIPLIIRVVKISDEVAVAAETRAFDPRRVAGGKMTFTYRDAVFLLVSGAIFTLLGLINGGGSGVCGLI, from the coding sequence ATGGACCTGAACAGGGTTTTCTCTCCATTCACCACCACGGAGACGGGATTTTTTGGCGAGATAAATCCCCTATCAAAGATGCTGATAGTTCTTCTTGCAGCGGCCTTCTCTGTGTTGATATCCAGACTCTGGATACTGGTATTGCTGGGGGCTATTTTCACGGGGCTCCTGGCATCCTCAGGCTCCCTCAGAGCCGCTGTTCCATTCCTTTCATTCATCGCATTCTTCTGGGTGCTCTCGGTGGTTGCAGTATTCCTAACCTCGGGTGATATGGAATACGCCCTCGGCTTTCTCGGCCCATTCTTTGCAAGGTTCTTCATCCTGGTGGCCGCCGGGTTATTCTTCGCATTCACAACCTCGCCGCGAAGCCTTGCAGAGTCCCTGAGGTCCCTCCGTATTCCAGGGGAGATTGTATTCACGCTCACGGTGGCCCTCAGGTACATCCCGGCCCTCGCAGTTGAGGCCTCATCAATATGGGATTCCCTTAAACTGAGGCTCAACGCTTCAGGTCTGTCGCTGGCTAGAAGGCCGTCACTCATCTACCGTGGCCTCATAATACCACTCATCATAAGGGTTGTCAAGATCTCAGATGAGGTTGCTGTTGCAGCCGAGACACGGGCATTCGACCCCAGGAGGGTGGCAGGGGGTAAGATGACCTTCACTTACAGGGATGCGGTGTTCCTGCTGGTCTCTGGAGCCATCTTCACGTTACTTGGATTGATCAACGGGGGTGGTTCAGGTGTATGCGGTCTCATTTGA
- a CDS encoding magnesium chelatase subunit D family protein → MDTGYFPFTAITGQEMLKKALLLNAVNPAIGGVLIRGDKGTGKSTAVRALSDILPERNIVDGCRFGCDPDGSELCMECQEKLKMHGKLQVRSAKMEVVDLPVSATEDMVVGTIDIRRALHEGIKALEPGLLARANGNILYIDEVNLLDDHVVNVLLDAAAMGVNIVEREGISVRHPSRFILAGTMNPEEGDLRPQIIDRFGLSVDVEALTDPDERIKVIKRALDFQEDPEAFHSGFRRKQEELQRRIMEARSLLSSVEMDDDVLLQIVEIASALGIRTHRADIITARTARTLAAFNGRNWVNGDDVKEAALLAMKHRLKQLPFQREQELSQELIEDILNGEFEDDSEIDRNRRLRKDLKVPDLRASLQGHAGPAVQGRRGKYVRARENPEPSSVAVDATLRRAAAAGSLRIEPEHLMEKVRVGKARALYIMVLDTSSSMRLERKIKFAKTVSWLLLRDSYEKRNRIALIAFRGYDATVVAEPTSRLEAVEEALEGLKAGGRTPLTPALKLAAEVSKSADEEACTAVVISDGRCNVFINSNLEEDLRMLEEEIGNMKIVFVNAEPEKRSLGILEDMASRFNSEIFYLDDVII, encoded by the coding sequence TTGGATACAGGATACTTTCCGTTTACAGCAATCACAGGTCAGGAAATGCTTAAAAAGGCCCTCCTCCTCAACGCAGTAAACCCTGCAATAGGGGGTGTCCTGATAAGGGGGGATAAGGGTACAGGAAAGTCAACTGCAGTAAGGGCCCTGAGTGACATTCTTCCTGAAAGAAACATCGTGGATGGCTGTAGGTTCGGATGCGACCCTGATGGATCTGAACTGTGCATGGAGTGCCAGGAAAAACTTAAGATGCATGGGAAGCTTCAGGTGAGGTCCGCAAAAATGGAGGTTGTTGACCTTCCTGTTTCGGCAACAGAGGACATGGTGGTGGGAACCATTGACATAAGGAGGGCGCTCCATGAGGGAATAAAGGCCCTTGAGCCAGGATTACTTGCAAGGGCCAATGGAAACATCCTCTACATCGACGAGGTCAACCTCCTCGATGACCATGTGGTCAACGTGTTACTTGACGCAGCAGCCATGGGCGTGAACATAGTTGAACGTGAGGGCATATCTGTGAGACACCCCTCAAGGTTCATACTTGCAGGTACCATGAACCCTGAGGAGGGGGACCTGAGGCCCCAGATAATTGACAGATTCGGTTTGAGCGTGGATGTGGAGGCCCTCACTGACCCTGATGAGAGGATAAAGGTCATAAAGCGGGCACTCGATTTCCAGGAGGATCCTGAGGCATTCCATTCAGGGTTCAGGAGGAAACAGGAGGAGCTCCAGAGGAGAATAATGGAGGCCCGCAGTCTCCTCAGCAGTGTTGAGATGGATGATGATGTGCTCCTCCAGATAGTTGAAATAGCATCGGCACTTGGAATCAGGACACACCGGGCCGATATCATAACAGCAAGGACAGCGAGAACCCTTGCAGCGTTCAACGGCAGGAATTGGGTGAATGGAGACGACGTTAAGGAGGCGGCACTCCTTGCGATGAAGCACCGACTAAAACAGCTCCCATTCCAGAGGGAACAGGAACTCTCACAGGAGCTCATAGAGGACATCCTGAACGGGGAATTTGAGGATGACTCTGAGATCGACAGGAACAGGAGACTACGGAAGGACCTTAAGGTCCCTGACCTCAGGGCATCTCTCCAGGGCCATGCAGGGCCGGCTGTTCAGGGCAGAAGGGGGAAGTACGTCCGTGCAAGGGAGAACCCTGAGCCCTCAAGTGTGGCGGTTGATGCCACACTGCGAAGGGCCGCTGCAGCTGGTTCCTTGAGGATAGAACCGGAGCACCTCATGGAGAAGGTCCGCGTGGGGAAGGCCAGGGCCCTCTACATCATGGTCCTTGACACATCCTCATCCATGAGGCTGGAGCGTAAGATAAAATTTGCAAAGACGGTTTCATGGCTTCTTCTCAGGGATTCATATGAAAAGAGGAACAGGATAGCCCTAATAGCCTTCAGGGGTTATGATGCCACGGTTGTGGCTGAACCAACATCCCGTCTGGAGGCGGTTGAGGAGGCCCTTGAGGGCCTTAAGGCCGGTGGCAGAACACCGCTCACACCGGCACTGAAACTGGCAGCTGAGGTCTCAAAATCCGCTGATGAGGAGGCCTGCACAGCGGTTGTTATCTCAGATGGACGCTGCAACGTTTTCATAAACTCCAACCTCGAGGAGGACCTCAGAATGCTTGAAGAGGAGATTGGTAACATGAAAATTGTATTTGTAAACGCTGAGCCCGAGAAGAGGAGCCTGGGTATACTTGAGGATATGGCCTCCAGGTTCAATTCAGAGATCTTCTACCTTGATGACGTAATTATCTGA